One Chloroflexia bacterium SDU3-3 DNA segment encodes these proteins:
- a CDS encoding ester cyclase, translating to MITQIRSLMSDLVFSIDVGPLVDGNHIVLRWIARGHYGGGIPNTGAPVGTPITFHGTDIVRISDRLIVEYWLNADTFDLMSQLKIAP from the coding sequence ATGATCACGCAGATACGATCGCTCATGTCGGACCTCGTGTTCTCCATCGACGTTGGCCCCCTCGTCGACGGCAACCACATCGTGCTGCGCTGGATTGCACGCGGTCACTACGGCGGTGGCATTCCCAACACGGGAGCACCGGTGGGCACGCCCATCACCTTCCACGGCACCGACATCGTGCGCATCTCTGACCGTCTGATTGTCGAATACTGGCTCAATGCCGACACGTTCGACCTCATGAGCCAGCTGAAGATTGCTCCTTGA
- a CDS encoding heavy metal translocating P-type ATPase produces MSHTHATPPPSTPASDTPGASVWRWLAVLGNYQTIGITIFATAAIVLFVLLRFAWGMPERIAQVPLFAAFAVGGLPLLVALARKLWRREIGSDVLAGIAILASLLLGEYLAGVIVIVMLAGGEALEQYALASASSVLAALAKRMPAVAHRSTSGTISDITLEQVAIQDTLVIYPHDICPADGVVLSGHGVMDESYLTGEPFQIAKTSGSSVLSGAINGEAALTIRVMKRPADSRYAKIMDVMRESEATRPQIRRLGDALGLIYTPVALAVAGLAGVLSSDAGRFLAVLVIATPCPLLIAIPVAIIGSISRCARRAIIVKRPAVLEQITTCRTAIFDKTGTLTYGVPALTDHLVEPGWTKEQVLALVAGLETYSKHPLARAIVSAAQEAQITIPNAEEVSEQPGQGLRGSVAGHQVLVTSRQRLIAQQIPGAAGIPPSGDGLECVVAIDQRYVSTLQFRDTPRADSRSFIRHLGPKHHMQRVMIVSGDREAEVRYLAAQVGISTIYAQQSPEEKLRIVREETAHAKTLYVGDGINDAPAMLAATVGIAIGQNSDVTAEAAGVVIMDNALEKVDEFFHIGRRMRTIALQSAIGGMALSMVGMLIAATGHLSPVGGAISQEVIDVLAVLNALRAAFPPRVISDMG; encoded by the coding sequence ATGAGCCACACCCACGCCACCCCGCCTCCATCCACCCCCGCATCGGACACGCCAGGTGCATCCGTTTGGCGCTGGCTTGCCGTTTTGGGGAACTATCAGACGATCGGCATCACCATTTTCGCGACCGCCGCAATCGTGCTGTTTGTGCTTCTACGCTTCGCGTGGGGGATGCCCGAGCGGATTGCGCAGGTGCCGCTGTTTGCGGCCTTTGCGGTTGGCGGTCTCCCGCTCCTCGTTGCGCTGGCGCGTAAGCTGTGGCGGCGCGAGATCGGCTCCGATGTTCTGGCGGGGATCGCCATCTTGGCCTCCCTGCTGCTCGGCGAGTATCTCGCCGGTGTGATCGTGATCGTGATGCTCGCAGGCGGCGAGGCGCTTGAGCAGTACGCGCTCGCGAGCGCATCCTCGGTGCTGGCCGCGCTCGCGAAACGGATGCCAGCGGTCGCCCATCGGAGCACGAGCGGCACGATCAGCGATATCACCCTTGAGCAGGTCGCCATCCAAGACACGCTGGTCATCTACCCGCACGATATCTGCCCTGCGGATGGGGTGGTGCTCTCCGGCCACGGCGTCATGGACGAGTCCTATCTCACCGGCGAGCCATTTCAGATCGCGAAGACCTCCGGCTCATCCGTGCTCTCGGGCGCGATCAATGGCGAGGCGGCGCTCACCATCCGTGTGATGAAGCGGCCCGCCGACTCGCGCTACGCGAAGATTATGGATGTGATGCGGGAGTCGGAGGCGACGCGCCCGCAGATCCGTCGGCTTGGCGATGCGCTCGGCCTGATCTACACGCCGGTAGCGCTGGCGGTTGCCGGGCTTGCGGGGGTGCTCTCCAGCGATGCGGGGCGCTTCCTGGCGGTGCTGGTGATCGCGACGCCCTGCCCGCTACTGATCGCCATCCCGGTCGCGATTATCGGCTCGATATCGCGCTGCGCCCGCCGCGCGATCATCGTGAAGCGCCCCGCAGTGCTGGAGCAGATCACCACATGCCGCACGGCGATCTTTGATAAGACCGGCACGCTGACCTATGGCGTCCCCGCGCTCACCGATCATCTCGTTGAGCCGGGCTGGACAAAGGAGCAGGTTCTCGCGCTGGTCGCTGGACTTGAGACCTACTCCAAGCATCCGCTGGCGCGCGCCATTGTGTCCGCCGCGCAGGAGGCCCAGATAACCATCCCCAACGCCGAGGAGGTCAGCGAGCAGCCTGGGCAGGGGCTTCGGGGCAGCGTCGCTGGGCATCAGGTCCTCGTGACCAGCCGCCAGCGGCTGATCGCCCAGCAGATCCCGGGGGCAGCGGGCATCCCACCGTCCGGTGATGGCCTTGAGTGTGTGGTCGCCATTGATCAGCGCTATGTGTCGACCCTCCAGTTTCGCGATACGCCGCGCGCGGATAGCCGCTCGTTTATCCGGCACCTTGGCCCCAAGCATCACATGCAGCGGGTCATGATTGTGTCAGGCGACCGTGAGGCCGAGGTGCGCTATCTCGCTGCGCAGGTCGGTATCAGCACGATCTATGCGCAGCAGAGTCCCGAGGAAAAACTCCGTATTGTGCGCGAGGAGACCGCCCACGCCAAAACGCTCTATGTGGGCGATGGCATCAATGATGCGCCCGCGATGCTCGCCGCAACTGTTGGGATTGCGATCGGCCAGAACAGCGATGTGACCGCCGAGGCTGCGGGGGTTGTGATCATGGACAACGCGCTTGAGAAAGTCGATGAGTTCTTCCACATTGGTCGGCGCATGCGCACTATCGCGCTTCAGAGCGCAATCGGCGGCATGGCGCTCAGCATGGTAGGCATGCTCATCGCCGCGACCGGCCACCTGAGTCCCGTGGGCGGGGCGATCAGCCAAGAGGTCATCGATGTGCTTGCCGTCCTCAACGCCCTGCGAGCGGCCTTTCCGCCACGGGTGATCAGCGATATGGGGTGA
- the mgtA gene encoding magnesium-translocating P-type ATPase — protein sequence MEQPIPLFWSLATDEVLRQLGSTEQGLSHAQAQHAYARYGANTLETARRLSGLDLMLKQFQSPITLILIGAATLSFFLNDRTNAVIILTIVAISSLLSFWQEYRSDAALAKLLAVVSVKATLQRDGNSVQVPVADVVPGDLALLAAGATIPGDCLLLEGDDLFVDEAALTGETYPVEKHSGVIAAAAALGGRTNVLFMGTHVVSGTARALVVHTGHTTEFGSIAARLQRHPDETEFERGVRRFGAFLLEVTMVLIVIVFAVNVYLMRPVLDSFLFSLALAVGLTPQLLPAIISINLAHGARQMAAQKVIVKRLASIENLGSMDVLCADKTGTLTEGKVHIEAIIDIDGLPSETVARYAALNATYQSGYTNPIDDAIRQDRPFDQTPYHKLDEIPYDFLRKRLSILVAHEHRALMITKGALHHVLDVCDQAERGDGSPVALDTLRPQILARFTELSERGFRTLGVAYRAMGDTTAINKAAETAMIFVGFVVLADPPKPGIATTIRDLAQLGVSLKIITGDARVVAAHVGQQVGLSPSALLTGDDLRTMSSAALTTKVSSIHMFAEIEPNQKEQIILALQRAGHVVGYLGDGINDASALHAADVGISVESAVDVARDAADMVLLERDLGVLLEGVRQGRITFANTLKYVFMATSANFGNMVSLAGASLLLPFLPLLPKQILLANLLTDLPETAIATDSVDQDAVLRPRRWDMRFIRNFMVTFGLVSSLFDFLTFGVLIIFLHATPEQFRAGWFVESIISASLIVLVIRTSGPSYRSRPGAMLLLTTAAVDILTLIMPYTPLAVFFGFSALPPLFLAILGGILVLYLVTAEGVKYLFYRWIAPLGPSDRSPVLPH from the coding sequence ATGGAACAACCGATCCCGCTCTTCTGGAGCCTAGCCACGGATGAGGTGCTGCGGCAGCTTGGCAGTACCGAGCAGGGGCTGTCCCACGCGCAAGCGCAGCACGCCTATGCGCGCTATGGGGCGAACACGCTGGAGACCGCGCGCCGTCTCAGCGGCCTCGACCTCATGCTCAAACAGTTTCAGAGTCCGATCACCCTGATCTTGATCGGGGCAGCCACGCTTTCGTTTTTTCTGAACGACCGCACGAACGCGGTCATCATTCTCACTATCGTTGCGATCAGTAGCCTGCTCAGCTTCTGGCAGGAATATCGTTCCGACGCGGCGCTGGCCAAGCTGCTTGCCGTCGTATCGGTCAAGGCAACCCTTCAGCGTGATGGCAACAGCGTGCAGGTGCCAGTTGCCGATGTCGTACCGGGCGACCTGGCGCTGCTGGCTGCGGGCGCAACCATCCCCGGCGATTGCCTGCTGCTTGAGGGAGATGATCTGTTTGTCGATGAGGCGGCGCTCACCGGCGAGACCTACCCGGTCGAGAAACACAGCGGCGTGATTGCCGCCGCCGCCGCGCTCGGCGGTCGGACCAACGTGCTGTTCATGGGGACGCATGTGGTGAGCGGCACCGCCCGCGCCCTAGTGGTGCATACAGGCCATACCACCGAGTTTGGCAGCATTGCCGCCCGTCTTCAGCGCCACCCCGATGAGACAGAGTTCGAGCGCGGCGTCCGCCGCTTTGGCGCATTCTTGCTCGAAGTGACCATGGTGCTGATCGTGATCGTGTTCGCGGTGAACGTCTATCTCATGCGCCCGGTGCTTGACTCGTTCCTGTTCTCGCTCGCGCTGGCGGTGGGCCTCACGCCCCAGCTGCTTCCGGCCATTATCAGCATCAACCTCGCGCATGGGGCGCGGCAGATGGCAGCGCAGAAGGTCATTGTGAAGCGGCTTGCCTCAATCGAAAATCTAGGGAGCATGGATGTGCTCTGCGCCGACAAGACCGGCACGCTCACCGAGGGGAAGGTCCATATCGAGGCGATCATCGATATAGATGGCCTACCGAGCGAGACCGTCGCGCGCTACGCTGCGCTGAATGCGACCTACCAATCGGGCTATACCAACCCGATCGATGATGCGATCCGCCAAGATCGCCCCTTTGACCAGACGCCCTACCACAAGCTTGACGAGATCCCCTACGACTTCCTCCGCAAGCGGCTCAGCATCCTCGTTGCGCATGAGCATCGCGCGCTGATGATAACCAAGGGGGCGCTCCATCATGTGCTCGACGTCTGCGATCAGGCGGAGCGAGGGGATGGGTCGCCGGTGGCGCTGGACACGCTGCGCCCGCAGATTCTGGCGCGCTTCACCGAACTGAGCGAGCGCGGGTTTCGCACGCTAGGCGTGGCCTACCGCGCGATGGGTGATACCACCGCCATCAACAAGGCAGCAGAAACGGCAATGATTTTTGTGGGCTTTGTAGTGCTCGCCGACCCACCGAAGCCCGGCATCGCCACAACGATCCGCGATCTTGCCCAGCTCGGCGTCTCGCTCAAGATCATCACCGGGGACGCCCGCGTGGTGGCCGCCCACGTGGGCCAGCAGGTCGGGCTGTCGCCATCGGCACTCCTCACCGGGGACGATCTCCGCACGATGAGCAGCGCGGCCCTGACGACCAAGGTCAGCAGCATCCACATGTTTGCAGAGATCGAGCCCAATCAGAAGGAGCAGATCATCCTGGCGCTCCAGCGGGCGGGCCATGTGGTGGGCTACCTGGGCGATGGTATCAACGACGCCTCGGCGCTCCACGCCGCCGATGTGGGCATCTCGGTCGAGAGCGCGGTCGATGTGGCCCGCGATGCCGCCGATATGGTGCTGCTGGAGCGCGATCTTGGCGTGCTGCTGGAGGGCGTCCGCCAGGGGCGCATCACCTTCGCCAATACGCTCAAGTATGTGTTTATGGCCACCAGCGCTAATTTCGGCAACATGGTGAGCCTCGCAGGGGCCTCGCTCCTCCTACCATTTCTGCCGCTCCTGCCCAAGCAGATTCTGCTGGCCAATCTCCTCACCGATCTGCCCGAAACCGCGATCGCAACGGACTCCGTCGACCAGGACGCCGTGTTGCGCCCCCGCCGCTGGGACATGCGCTTTATCCGCAACTTTATGGTGACGTTTGGCCTGGTCAGCTCGCTGTTCGACTTCCTCACCTTCGGTGTGCTGATTATCTTTTTGCACGCAACCCCCGAGCAGTTCCGCGCAGGCTGGTTTGTGGAATCGATCATCTCCGCATCGCTGATCGTGTTGGTCATCCGCACAAGTGGCCCGAGCTACCGTAGCCGCCCCGGCGCAATGCTGCTGCTCACCACGGCGGCGGTAGACATCCTCACCCTTATCATGCCCTATACGCCGCTTGCGGTCTTCTTTGGGTTCAGCGCGCTGCCGCCGCTCTTTCTCGCCATACTCGGTGGAATCCTAGTGCTCTACCTCGTGACAGCTGAAGGGGTCAAATATCTCTTCTACCGATGGATTGCACCGCTTGGTCCATCTGACAGGTCGCCCGTGCTCCCGCACTAA
- a CDS encoding AAA family ATPase, which yields MNTPPSPQRVPITFLPTGVPGLDTVLGGGLPEFSFNLISGTPGAGKTTFAHQIMFANAGPERPAIYFTVMGEPPIKMLRYQQQMAFFDIAKVGASVQFVDLSALLFEAGLDAVLARILGHVEAVAPRLVVVDSFQAIVRAVTTSAVQSSDLLSFTQRLAMHLTSWQATTFLVGEYHDHELQTNPVLTIADGIFTLSQQVERNSVVRKLQVVKSRGHAAAPGLHTLHITAEGLHVYPRLRSSHPADAPQPRAALERGCSGVPGLDALLGGGIPAGDAMLISGPSGVGKSVLVAQIIAAGAAQGEPGVIAMFEEHQHDYMRRAASLGIDLAALERQGMLRLVSIRPLDLSPDEALATIHAAVQQIGAKRVAIDSISGFELALAPSFRMDFRESLYRMVGALTETGIVVLMTMEITQNTTDLRLSPYVISFLTDDILLLRYVEIAGRLHKSMVVVKMRNSAHSTDVYRYEITDQGVIVRETLHDYHASASRLGVVREEVYPGLVDTERLVLRAVLEQHGSTAADLAERTGVTGSALAAALERLIALTYIRPLPDVLGPHYQPVVTQRTV from the coding sequence ATGAATACGCCCCCATCTCCACAGCGGGTTCCAATCACCTTTTTGCCGACAGGGGTTCCTGGCCTTGACACGGTGCTTGGCGGCGGGCTCCCCGAGTTCTCCTTTAACCTGATCAGCGGCACGCCTGGAGCGGGAAAAACGACGTTTGCCCACCAGATCATGTTTGCCAACGCCGGGCCAGAGCGCCCAGCCATCTACTTCACGGTGATGGGCGAGCCGCCCATAAAGATGCTCCGCTACCAGCAGCAGATGGCCTTCTTTGATATCGCGAAGGTTGGCGCGAGCGTGCAGTTTGTCGATCTGAGCGCGCTGCTCTTTGAGGCTGGGCTTGACGCCGTACTTGCGCGGATTCTTGGCCATGTGGAAGCAGTGGCCCCCAGACTTGTGGTGGTCGACTCCTTCCAGGCGATCGTGCGGGCGGTCACCACCAGCGCGGTGCAGTCGTCGGATCTGCTCAGCTTCACGCAGCGCCTCGCCATGCACCTGACAAGCTGGCAGGCCACCACCTTCCTGGTCGGCGAATACCATGACCATGAGCTGCAGACCAACCCGGTGCTCACCATCGCCGATGGGATCTTCACGCTCTCGCAGCAGGTCGAGCGGAACTCGGTAGTGCGAAAGCTCCAGGTGGTCAAGTCGCGGGGGCACGCGGCTGCCCCTGGCCTGCACACGCTTCATATCACTGCGGAGGGGTTACATGTCTACCCACGGCTGCGCAGCTCGCATCCGGCAGATGCCCCGCAGCCGCGTGCCGCGCTGGAGCGAGGGTGCAGCGGGGTGCCCGGGCTAGATGCCTTGCTCGGGGGCGGGATACCTGCTGGCGATGCGATGCTGATCAGCGGCCCTTCTGGGGTGGGGAAATCGGTCCTAGTGGCGCAGATCATCGCCGCCGGAGCGGCCCAGGGCGAGCCAGGGGTGATCGCCATGTTCGAGGAGCACCAGCACGACTATATGCGTCGGGCGGCAAGCCTGGGGATCGACCTTGCCGCCCTGGAGCGCCAGGGTATGCTCCGGCTGGTCTCGATCCGCCCCCTCGACCTCTCGCCCGACGAAGCGCTTGCCACGATCCATGCGGCGGTGCAGCAGATCGGCGCAAAACGAGTGGCAATCGACTCCATCTCGGGGTTCGAGCTAGCGCTCGCCCCCAGCTTCCGCATGGATTTTCGCGAGTCGCTGTATCGGATGGTCGGCGCGCTGACCGAGACGGGGATTGTGGTGCTGATGACCATGGAGATCACGCAGAACACAACAGACCTGCGGCTCAGCCCTTATGTCATCTCCTTCCTAACCGATGATATCCTGCTGCTGCGCTATGTGGAGATTGCCGGGCGGCTGCATAAGAGCATGGTGGTGGTGAAGATGCGCAACAGCGCCCACAGCACCGATGTATATCGCTACGAGATCACCGACCAGGGCGTGATTGTGCGCGAGACGCTGCACGACTACCACGCCAGCGCCAGCCGGTTGGGTGTCGTGCGCGAAGAGGTCTACCCAGGGCTGGTCGATACCGAGCGCCTGGTCCTTCGAGCGGTGCTTGAGCAGCACGGCAGCACAGCAGCAGATCTGGCGGAGCGCACCGGCGTGACCGGGAGCGCGCTCGCCGCCGCGCTGGAGCGGCTGATCGCCCTCACCTACATCCGCCCGTTGCCAGATGTACTCGGACCGCACTATCAGCCTGTGGTCACGCAGCGTACAGTCTAG